A segment of the Candidatus Binataceae bacterium genome:
TGACACGCAAACGCGCTCAGAGCGAGGATCGACGATTTGCGAAAACCGCCTCGCCAATGGGAAGCGACGGGATCATTTACGGCGACAAGGTGATCAATCTGGGCAATCACCGGCGCTACAGCGTTTTCCCAAAGGAAGACAAGGATGGAAATGAGCCACTTAAAAATACGTCGCCAACGGTGAAATCGGCATTGTCACCGGGCCATTCAAAAAGAAGGGCAGCAACATCAGTCTCGACAACCTGCAGGTCACTCTCTCATCGCAACCCGGTTATCGTTACACGTACTGGGAGAACGATCTGAACGAAGATAGGAGATTGCTGGAGCTCGCCTACGCCCTCACCGTCCACAAGGCACAGGGCAGCGAATTCGATAAGGTGTTTGTGGTGCTGCCCAATCCCTGCCGCATACTGTCGCGCGAACTTCTATACACCGCCCTCACGCGCCAGAATTCGCGTCTGATCCTGTTTTGTCAGGGCGAGCCGAACGAGCTGCTTGACTACCGGCATCTCTCCGATGCAGCCCGCAGGCTGACCAATCTATTCGAGCCGCCGGAGCCGGTTCGGGTTGGACAGCGCGTCTATGACAACAAGCACATTCACCGCTCCCGTCGCGGCGAACTGATGATCTCCAAGTCCGAAGTCATCATCGCCAACGAACTCGCCTCAGCCGGTATCGAGTATGAATACGAGCGTCCCTACATCGGCAA
Coding sequences within it:
- a CDS encoding ATP-binding domain-containing protein; this translates as MLELAYALTVHKAQGSEFDKVFVVLPNPCRILSRELLYTALTRQNSRLILFCQGEPNELLDYRHLSDAARRLTNLFEPPEPVRVGQRVYDNKHIHRSRRGELMISKSEVIIANELASAGIEYEYERPYIGKDNTRRYPDFTIEDADTGVTWFWEHLGMLGDAEYERKWKLKLEWYRGNGIDLEEEGGGPNGMLLTSTETDGIDQGQILGLIKKIKSGG